Within Vicia villosa cultivar HV-30 ecotype Madison, WI linkage group LG1, Vvil1.0, whole genome shotgun sequence, the genomic segment gatAACATGGGGACCAAAATTGGAATTAAGCcaattatttaattatcttcACAATGCTTGAAGCGACACTTAAAACGGAtacacggtttgaaagttacaaataaaacaagtatttttcaaaatcacaacagcggtaaccggttacctcaaatggagtaaccggttactgcttGACGAAGCAGCCAAAATCTCTATtcgtaacagcggtaaccggttacctcaaacagagtaaccggttactgcctcccagacAACCCAAAAGCGCTAAATGCAACAGAGATAACCAGTTACCACgcctcaagtaaccggttacttcacaacgAATAGGCCTCCCTTGCCTACGTAAtgtcaggtaaccggttaccacgtaCCTGCAACctaaaaaaaatcactttttgacaGCACTTTTCCATTTCCAACTCAACCCAATTCGTGTCAAAATGATTACCACATTAAAACAATACCAATTCACATATTATAGCACAATTCTAACATGTTTTAGGAGCCATTTAACATCAGACACAATCATcctcatccaatttcatcaaatcACCCAAAAGTTATGAAACTCCCAAAACCCCAACAAAACCCAAACCCCAAAACATACAACTGACATGAACAACACACAAAATCAGTCCTATCTTTTCTAAACTaataatataggctaaaaggattgtcaccccttaccttagcaaaagttcTTGAAagccctcttcttcttcttcttcttcttctccttcttcttctgctCTTTCACGTGCTTTAAGTTCTtcccttttctcttcttctgctttctatttctcaatttccttgttttatgaaaaatagaattcCACTTAGTAAACGGCTTAGTAAATAACACCCTCCTTTTACAAAACACAACACTAGCCCAATTACTCTATTCCTCAATTTCTCCAATAATTCACTTAAAATGCCaaataatccaaataataatttaaatcctaattaaattaataaatggaaaatatggggtgtcaCAGAAACGAGTTTCTCAAAACAGTGAAATGGGTTTCCTATACAAGTTTTTGCAAAAAACatttggggaaatcgatttcgaCAAACAGGAAACGATTTCCTGCacgaaattttcaaaaattcagccTTTTAAGAGAGAAAATTTGCTCAAACATAAcatcaaacaccttatgatcttggATACAATTGTGCACGAAAataccatcaaatcaccatcaaatagcaccaaatAACACCATATATGTAGCACACATAatcaacaaaggatcacatcttgaaggATGGAAGTGGATCTAGAGATTTACCAAATTGAAATCAACTTCTTCAAGAACAAACACCAACAAGCCTTGATCTACCGAGAATAGATGAAGAAACAGTGTTTGGATGAAGGATTTGCtcaaagattagtgagattcaatgtgaatctcaccaACTTTTTTATGGAAGAAAAGCTTTGAGTGGTTTGGGaaaggatgagaagagaaattgcaagagttcttttggctctccaagcttgtgaaatgaagagggggagacctctatttatagaattggaagtGAAGGTAATGGCAAATTGGTAATTGTCCCTTggagattaatttgaatttaattggtaaGAGGGGATTAAAATGGGGTTAATGAAGGAAATTTATTATGATAATGATGTGGAATATTGGTAATGACACTAAATAATCAAGGAAATGagattggtgccaaaatgatgtcatgtttcccttttttttcaaatttcgttcGGGGAAATGGATTTCCCTATATttgtaaatcgatttccacagcaaaattttcaaaactttttcttttttgaacaaCTTTGGTTCTTGATCGATCTCTTAACtgtaaaacacaaacaaaagaaacaaaatgcatattttatgattttggttagtataaaacaaattaaacaaatataggtgcttgatggttcccctcagAGATGAAGTAAGCACAATACCTAAAACAAAGCTTCAAGATGAAGCTCTTGAtaaatgattgagatgcaaatgatgtatgatcttagggtcaaacattggggtatgacacacatgcATTGAGTCTATGAGTCGATTTTATTGCATTGCATTGTTGTTTGGAATTGATAAATAAGTTTTGTGATTGACGTGTGAATCGTATGATGATTGTTTTGAATGGAGTGAATGTGTGATAAGTGAGAATCTGTGAATGCGTATGCTTTAATGCAGACTTTTTTTCAGGCTGTGTAACAACATCCCATTGATGGCGGGAATGATGGATATCGTGCATTAGGAACATATTAGTGGAATCCTCCTCCTACTTGTATGGGTAGGTATGATCCTAACAGGGCGCAGATTTGGCTCAAGGAGATTGAGAGAATTTGTCGAGTTATGGACTAATATGAGGCACAGAAGGTAAAGTTTGGTACACATATACTACTAGGAGAGGCTGGTGTCTTATGGATAGTACTCGTCATAGGCTAACAGCGATAGGCGAGGTTGTTAGTTGGGCTGTGTTCAACAGAGAATTTCTAAGGAAGTATTTTCCATAGGATGTTCGTGGGAAGAAAGAGATTGAATTCCTAGATTTAAAACAAGGGATTTTGTCTCTAACTGGGTATATTGCTAGTTTTATTGAATTGGCAAAGTTTCATCTGCAATATAGCGAGGCCACTGTTGAATTCccaaagtgtatcaagtttgagaatgggttgcatCCGGAAATCAAACAGGTTATTGGATATTAGAAGATTTTTATATTCCCATAGTTGGTGAACAACTGCAGGATTTATGAAGAGGATAGTAAAACTCATTACAATATTATGAGCGAGAGGAGTGGAAAACCACAACAGAACCGTAGGAAGCCATATAGTGCTCCCGCTGGAAAGGGAAAACAGCAAGCTGCTAAAGGTAAGAGGCCAAGTGATGGAGGTGCTCCTTATAACCTTAGATGTTTCAAATGCTGTGAGCGAGGACATCAGATCAGTGAATGTACTATTGATGTGAAGAAGTGTTACCGTTGCGGAAAGAGTGGGCATGTGATGGCTGATTGTAAACACAAGGAAATGATATGTTTCACTTGTGGTGAAGAGGGGCATATCAGTACTCATTGTCAAAAGCCAAAGCAAGCTCACTCCGACGGGAAGGTCTTTGCTTTAGCAGGGAGTCAGACATCCAGTgaagacagattgattaaaggtatatgtttcattaataatactcctttaattactattattaatattcGTGCTACACATTCCTTTATTGCTACTGATTGTGTGAAAAGGATGAATCTTGTATTGTCTTCTATGAATGGAGAGATGGTTATCGATACTCCAGCTAAGGGATCAGTGACTAGTTCTCTAGTGTGCTTGAGATGTcctttgtgaaggatagaaaaacacttagaaagggggggtttgaataagtgtagtcttaaaaacttgaacgataaaaacaaattgcacagttatttttatcctggttcgttgttaactaaactactccagtccacccccacggagtgatttacctcacctgaggatttaatccactaatcgcaacagattacaatggttttccatttagcccacgactaagtcttctagagtatcctgatcacaacctgatcactctaggaacaaatgcttagacacaagctaagactttcttagagtatcctgaccaccacgtgatcactctaattacaactgcttagatacaaGCTAAGACCTCCTAGAGTATCctaatcaacacttgatcactctagttacttaaaaattaatgtaatcaattctaagagtattacaaatgcttctgaaaagctataatcacaacagtgatatttctcttaatgtttaagcttaatctcacatATATAtaacaacagcaatgtagtgagctttgatgaagatgaagtttatgagctttgagttgaacagcgtttcagcaagtttttcagaataagttctttcaaaatcgttaaccttgcttctcatcataacttcttatttataggcgtttgagaagatgaccgttgggagcatttaatgctttgcatattccgtacagcattgcatttaatgtttcacgcttttgtcaactacctcgagccttgttcactctgtgtctactgacgttgcctttaatagcttccaacgttccttttgtcagtcagcgtagcctgccacctgtactttcttctgatctgatgtttgtgtatacaacgtttgaatatcatcagagt encodes:
- the LOC131593564 gene encoding uncharacterized protein LOC131593564, whose protein sequence is MSERSGKPQQNRRKPYSAPAGKGKQQAAKGKRPSDGGAPYNLRCFKCCERGHQISECTIDVKKCYRCGKSGHVMADCKHKEMICFTCGEEGHISTHCQKPKQAHSDGKVFALAGSQTSSEDRLIKGTNWLEFNYVHFNCYNKSVWFLTSDEEEKVGLLTTRKLIELMQEEAQVFSLIASFSDENQAAIDKL